The sequence GACACGAGAGCGAGATTTCTCACGGACAGGAACGGACCTATCGTCCACCCAATGAGTACGCCGAGCTTCGCTGCCGCTGTCAACGCGGACGTCAAGATCCCCCGTATACGAGCTGGCGAGATCTCGCCAACGTACATCGTAGTGCACACGTAGCCGGAACCGGTGCTCAGGCCACAGGCGAGCCTCGCGATGTACAACTCCTGAGTAAAAGAAAAGAGCAGCTCTGTTTCGAAAAGATGTGAACGTCCGGAAATGTTTCAACGAGACGTAGAATTAGATTGTTGGAAGTTACCCAAACGGATGAGGCGAAGCCGATCATAAGCCACGCTACTATTTCTGGCACAGCTGTAAGAAGCACGGTCCACTTCCTGCCGATTTTGTTGATAACGCAAGAGCATAGTAAACAACCGAGCATTGCACCCAACATTTGGCACGACGTGACCCACGTAGCCTCTTCCGGCGTCAGGGGCACCGGGCTGTCTTTCCCTTGAAGCAGAGGCAACGACGGCGACGACCAACCGAAGAATTCGCCATACGACATCATCGCCAAACAATCTGAGGATCAAACACACCATTCTTTCCATTATAATCTTACTCTAAACAGACTGTCCGAGTTCATTCGGAAGAAAGAGATGGCAACGAACGCGTCGAGTAGCAAGAACAATGTGTACATCTACAGATACGCCACGATAAGAATCTACTCGAATGAACTTACTAGCAGCAGCAGCTAAATACACTTTCTTCATTGCTCCGACAGATTGATCGCGAGGTAGACGAATGATCGAGGCAAAGAACGAGACAACGGAATCGAGCAATCGGACGGAATGTTGTCTAGATAGTGAGTATCGTGAGAATTATATGTAAGATAGTCTCGATcgttaaatgaatttatcgTTATCAAACGGTATATCTTTAATTACGGCACGACAAGATCAAAACAAACACCTGAATTGTAAACGACTCGAAGAATCGAAGATTTAATAGAAGAACGGTAGGTCTAATGAACTACATTGATCCAACTAAATTAGCCGATAAAATTAGCCGATAACATATTACGCGACTCATAGTAGATAAGTCTacgaaagaagaaggaaaataagGAATCGTGAATACAGGCCAAGAATGGACAAGCATCGatgatgaattttattatttcgaacTGTACTTTAATAAGTCTTTCACACTCGGTCTACATTGTAGTTACGGttaatgtaacataaataaaacacgAATAAAAACCAGAAGCACCACAcacgttataaataatttcatgaatGCCAACAATACGATTGTGCAGTAAAATATTCGTTTGAACGTTCGCTTCTTTTCGTCCTGTGTGTCCGCGTACTACTCTCGTGCTCTCTTTGTGCCATTTTCCATAGCGATGAATATCATtaaatgaacaataaataaacgatgTTACATGAATAATTTGTTCACGTGAAACGTCTAGGAGCATTTACAAATCTATAAGACCTAACGAATACTGTACAATACAGCGTTCCTtgagttattataaattaaggtGGCTGATGTAATCGTCTCGTTTCAATACTGAGCTAAGAAAATTAACATTAtcaatttgacagtataaatTTATCACAGATTCGTAATGCTTGGAGTGTTTTAAATTGTAACTATGATTAACATACATCTATTTACAATAATAGCGACTATCAAACTTACTCCTCTTCTCTTGTTTACCGCGTTCTTTTCCGTTTAACGCTAAAATATGTACGCCTAACGCAGAGTCGAAAAAGTAGTCGAATTTTAACTATTCAACGTGTTCGTCCAGAACCAGAAATGCGGTTTGTCAAGTAAGTTATGAATTTATGTACAACACATGCTGCGTTTATCGTATGCTTTCGATGAAGCGAGGATAAGCTTTAAGGGAAGGAGCGAATTTCAACGTGCAGTAACGTTCCAATAAATAGCCCGTATTCTCTCACGCGACAAACAGCATTAACAACATGGAAAATCAATGGTTCTTAAATTCACGGTATTTTCAATGTTGGCCTAAATACTCGTTTTCTGTCTGTTTGTTTGCTCGTTTGCTTGTTTGCTTGTAAACATAGCCGACTATATTACGTTTCTTATCGAGTATCGAGCTCATCTTCTTTCGTTAGAACCTCTTAATACAGTTTTCGATAACAACCttgtcttttctttctttctttccgatTCTACGTTCactttgaaaagaaaagaaagaaaagaaaaaaaagaaagaaaagatctCATCGTGTTATTCTTTCAAGGAAACGaataatatgaaagtttgatgaaAATTCAGTGACTGTACTTGACAATACTTTAATGCAGTATTCACCGACCTGTAGtataatttttaacacgttacgCAAAACGTTGAGAACCCTTACGAAATGTACACTCATATATAAACCTACGTACACAAAATGGTAGAATACAAGGTGTATCGCCTAAGATGTTACAAGACATCCGTTTGTACAAACTGCTAcagatagaaataaaaattctttttctttacaCAATCCTTTCAGACTCCGCTTCTGTCTACGAATAATGGCAATCATTCTCCTCCCTTTGCATCTCGTTTGATAATGTAAAATCTAAAAAGAATTTACCATTACATTCGTTACCATTAATAATGCGCAACACATTATGCGGTATGCCGTGTTGCACGATATCGTATCtcggaaaataaaattcgatcTACAGTAACATACATATTAATTTGCACAAAATACTGTTTTCGGGGATGCTGAACTCGCACACCAATCGAGGCAACAGCACTGCTATTACAAAGGAACCGTATTTTCCCTTCCATACCTTCGCGTTCGCCAAGTTTCCAAGGAACATGCATTACAAATTCACCTGGAACTTggatgtttataataaaaaatgagaaagaaaaagaaaaagaagaagaaaaagaagaagaaaaagaagaagaaaaagaaaaagaaaaagaaaagaataaagatAAAGATACAGATAAAGAAAACAccgtgttatttaaatattaaatgaatcatCTAATAGAGGAAACGACTCGCGGGCATGTTAACCGCGCCTCGACAGCTACTAGGAGGAGGATTCTCGTCGTcggaattttcatttcttcgtaACAATACGGAGCTCTGTCGACCATGTTGAGATTTCTCGGCTTGATGCCTCAACTCCTCGATGTAGGCTGTGGTATCGTTTGCCACCAGTCCCTGCAACTGTTTGCTCAACGTCGACAGTTCCGGTTTATCTTCATCGTAAATACCGTCGAACGGGACACACTTctcgtaaaataatatatatggCGTATCAGGTGGTTTCAAGTCTTTAAAGTCGTTAAGGGTAGTTTGTGAAACATAACTGTCGTTAAATTTGTACCAGTTCTGTTTCGAATCGCGCGCGTATGTGAAATAATGACCGTAATCCATACTGTAACCAGAGTGTACAACCGCGGCGTATAATTGGTACGTTTCGGTGGTCGTACACAGTGGTGTCGATATCGGTAACTGTATAGTCTCGTTATACATTACTTTGTGCCGAAGTTTCGTTCGTAACCTGGTATTAAAATCGTAACGGAAATGCTTCAATATCAAAATCAAATAAGTTGGCGTATGCAAAATTTTGATAATTCTTTGTGCATCGCACAATTTCATGCACTTGTCGCATCGGTACTTGTTCTCGCCGGTCAGCTTCTCCggcgttaaataataattaataagatcTTGTACGGAGACTTCTTGATTCTCTTGTATCTCTTCCGGAAAGCACAGCTGTAAGTCTCGAAACTTGTCCGTATTATGAGAACTAGTATCACACTGTGCACACTGGTAAGTAATTTTACATTTCCCTCCTAGAACTCTGTGCACCAGAGGTACTTGTGTACTCGTATCTTCTCCGCCTACAGACTGTATTCCGCTGTCTGTAGAGTCCGAATGAGAGTCGCTAAGTTGCTGTGTTTGTGCCAAATCTTCTCCTGCAAGATAACGTTTCACAATTCGAAAATTCGCTCGATACGTAACTATGGAACAGTTCTGGCGTAAAAGAGTAACCGATATTTCTTACCTTCCGTAAAATCAGCCAACGATTGTGTTTTCCTTTCTAACGCTATACTTCCAGTTAAATCTTCTTCGGTTGTCCAACGCTTAATAGACCCTCCATCTTCGTTCATTAACGAGATGTCGGTTATTTCCTTGTCATCCTTATACTTCAGATTAGAATCATTCGCTTCGCAACTTATACTAGCAGATTTTTCTTGTTCGTGCAACAGATCCAACAGATGActgttaacataaataaattagttgATACATACAACACGATATCTGATCCATAAAGCTGATATAGAAAACAATTGGAAGATGTAATTATTTCTTGCCGGTAAGACAATCTACGGTATAAGCGGTAAAGTAAACAGAAATACgcattataattgtaatatattaaccAGAGAAATTCTGAACTATCTTGCTGTTGTCCTGGTAGAAAATAAGCTGGCCGGGAGGCTAGGAGAATCTCGGTAGGCGCCAATGAAATTCTTTTCGAGTATAATAAAAGagtaaacaatttttgtaattttttaagtaCAACATGGTCGTTAACATTGTTCGAAGGCTTGTACATTAATACTTCGTAACAAAACTGTCTGGTCATTAATAATGCTTGCAGTACGCTATTCATATAACATGTGTTCCCAAGATTTGAAAGCCCAACTTTTCCAGAGTGTGGTTTCGGCGATTCGATAACTGGCTCGATCTCTTCCGTTTCGTTAACCCAAACGTGATCGTTTAGTATCTCTTTAACAATATGCATTCTAGGTTGTACAGGGAAACTGTTTTCTATATTACTGTACGAACATTGACCTGGGAACCTTAATATATGCACTTTGAAAATATCGACCAAGTTTTGCACGCATGTTTTGCTCGACTCTGAATCctctttcattaaaaatgtcAAGACTCTTTGTATATTTCTCTCTGTAGCTCGAAATAATACGGGAGATCCTTGTCttttcaaaatatgaaatacaactTCGGATGCATTCTGGCGAATCACAGACACCAGCAACGCGTGAAACATAACATCGATAGTTGCCTTTGTGACCTCGATGAGTACAGAATATTTACGTTGTTTCTCTAAACCAAGTATAAATTTCATAATCCATATGCTAAGTCGATCGCCTCTCCATTTTGGAAGCCAATTACACAATGTTTTCAAAGCATGGGCTAATTGCGCATCGGAATGCGATTCAGAAAGAATCCAATTTACAGCTTGAGGTATAATAGATAGTTCTACTAGCTGTAATATAGCTGCCAGGCCAGGGCCAGGATCTTGTTTACGTTTAGTATCcgatataattctatataatgtCTGGAGACatataaaaattaagtaattgctTTCAACGTTTTTAGACTGTGTTTGTACTGTTTTTAgaaagttttgaactttggttGCATTGTCGGTAAATTCTGAAATCTCTTTCGGATCGGGCGGCATTGAGAATCCGGACAAACTTATGACAATCGCCTCACAGAGGTTAGAGTGATTTGCAGTCTCCGGCAGATACACATTGTATTCCATTAACGCCTGAAGTATCATCGTTAAATCGGACATGTATCTGATTTCTGTGTTCCTTATCATCACTGCAATATCATTGGAAATCGGATTAACGGAAAATGTTTTCTCGGGCAGGTATTTCGCGAACCATGCCATAATTCCTGGAACTTCGTGTACATTTAGTATCTGATCATTGAGCATTTCTCTCAAGATACTTTCGTAATTGCTCAGTTTCCTGTATGCTGGCTcactttctaattttttaagttTGGTCCATCCTTCAGTAACCTCTGCATCTTTGCCAATCactattaaatttaaacattgtttAATGTCGTACCGAAGAATTTGTTCAGTATCCATTGTTCAGGGATTATCACTTGCACGTCACCTTACactatttcttttacaatttttaattacaattattattaacctcAACCGAGAATGACTTTCACGAAAATCTAAATGACTTCATGGTTctagagaaataaaaaaaaaaaacagttgtcaacttacaaatgaaaaaagtaCCTATGCATTCGATGTAATGTTAAAGGTCGTCTTCCATTGAAACGACTGATGCGACTGAATCGCCTTGTTACCAGAGTTCACGATTATTCGTTGATACCGAATCGTTGATATTGAATTACACTTCATTGATACACATTTTTATGATTGGATAACTTTCAAAACAAGTTTAAATAATCATTGTCAACGTAAGATGGCGTTACAATTTTGATTGATAACTTGAAAAATCTTAAAGCGAGTCGAACAGCTATGCGCTTATACACCGCATCTTTCCCCTGTTTCTTTACTTTGTTCGCACCGACGTTTCTTTAGGGGAAATTCTATCGGGTGGTGTACTAGGAACATGAAACTCTGTAACGTTGGCCAAACTACAGGCTGTTTCGTTGGTTTCGACACAAGTCGCACGGCTACGGGACGGCCAAGAATAGCAAAGAGCACGCGAATCTAGCCGCCCTGTAACCGAGTCTGGTGAAGGCGACCGACCGCTCCCTCCGTGGTCCGTCAGAACAACCGACTATTTAACGTAAAATCATTTTCGTCGTGGAACACACGCGATCCGTGTTTGTATTCGTATATGGAGTTAAGGAGCGGAAAACGACCGTTTCAGCGTGTCGAATCACGCAAAGTGAACTGAATGGTGTATGTAGTGGCCTCGGTGAAGTAAGAAGACCCAAAAAACgcgaagagagggagagagagggagagagagagagagagagagagagagagagagagagagagagagagagagagagagagagagagagagagagagagagagaaagagagagagagtgagagaaagagtgagagagagagagagagagtgagaaagaaagaagagaagagaggagagagcGTAGAAAGAAGATAggcgaaagagaagaagagaccGTGCGAAGTGGTTAGAAATTTCTACGAGTGCGATCGTATTTTGTGGGCAATGTCTGCTGTCGAGAGTCGTTCGAGCTCGGCCCTGTTTAAGAGGGCTGAACAGCTCAAACGTTGGGAACTATCCGAGACGAACCGTGAACCGGCCCTACCACGTCAAGTCGCGCGCAAGATTAAATTTTCCGCGGATTGCGTGTTCCTGGCAGCGTGTGCAGCAGGCGACAAGGAGGAGGTCGTACGTTTACTCCAAAAGGGGGCGGATATTAACACCGGAAACGTCGACGGTCTCACGGCGTTACACCAGGTACGATCCTCCTCTTTggatttctctctctctctctctctctctctctctctttctctctctcctatTCCTCCTCTCCCTCCTCTTTGgatctctctcttctctccctCCTCTTtgagtctctctctctcttctctccttCCTCTTTgggtctctctctttctctctcgtacTTTTGTTTATATACCGCAATCTCCGATATACATCTCTATCTATACAACGCGCACGCAACAACTTCCGACCGAGTTTTCCCAGACTTCGCTTTATCCCCTATGTTTTTCTTCCTTTCGATCGTAAATTCTTATCTCAAGATGGCTACTACATAACACACTCCAGCTGTCTAATTTAAGTGCGATCGGTAACAAACTTTTCCTCCTGTACTATCGATGTCACGCATTTAACTCGCCGATGATAGACCGGCACACCGCCAGCTCGTGAACACACGATTCTAACTCACCCCGGGGTTCGTCCTCGGTGGCAAAATTTTTGTTGATCAATGACACTGGGAATCGTCGAGCAACCGATATCGATGATCGGCGATCTTTTATTAACAATAGGAATCTatcaatgtatttaatgatatcCAATAAAAACACTTGTGTAATTCTGGatcattgtaaaataagaaatctgaattgatagtttcatttattcagCTTTTCGATATATCATAACGTTGAATAATTGTTTAACGATTTAGTCGTTTTATTAAAGTCGTTTGTTTGTGTGAATAATGATCACTGAAGTATACCTTTAATGTACAACATCGTCTTGTTGATTTTGCATAGACAAATGTGTTCACAAATTTGAATTGACTCTAGGATTAACTTTAGACATGGTAAAAGAATAGTTAAGTTGAGAAGGAATTAATGCAATCAAGTTTTAAATGCCTATCAAGAAGTCGCGCATTTGTTTCCTCTGATAACAGctctaatataatattatcctTCTTTAATTATCCATGACtgctaaaaaaaatacaaaaatctaATGAGTACTAATTAACgtacttttaatttattataaaattctttgatCTTTCTGgtacttttaaattaattaatgccCAAATTGGATGTTTAAAtgcttcttataatttttaatcgcagtttgtttcaattattattattattatttatattgtgaacatgatacaatataaattattaataatttattgcagtatttatttaactttaataatataaatttcatgttGGATTAAAATCTCTATGAACTTTATAGATTACTTATTACGTTCTCATATTGTTTTCAGTTTATAAAAACCTTTATGATACGCAACTGAATTACcattattaagataataatctttcaaagcattaaatatattgttttctataaataatacaagGTTTGTCATAATACTTAAACTATTGACACTACTAAAATAGGTTGAAGTTAGGATAAGACTTAAAATAGCTCTGTAAAAGACGTCCAATTTGGTAGTAGctcaaagtataaaaatatttgagtcCCCTGCAAAAATAATGGTAACCGCTCTTTTATCTTACGATTACCAACTTATTTACGGTTATTAACTtatgtatagttatatacagtttatacaattatataaatgtaatctatataattgtataaaaaatatatatatttagtcAAATCGTAgcacatttatttatgaaaatttcaatgtctatgatataagaaaataattatatttattatttatttgaagataaaacAAAGGGGAAAGTATCGGTATttgtgaaaatttatattttctttgttatttccAATTgacatatatattaaatacaaattaaaagttATTCAACTGTCATGTTCATGAATGAATTCCACTGTAGTTACGTAATTGCTGAAAACCATCCAAATCATTCATAAAATGCTTATAATCTCTGTTCAACGGGAAagtgatatatttaaaaaatttctatacattgaattttacattaaatcTGTCCTATTTGTTACTGTTATTTAAGTGAAGAGGAAGTTTAGGCATTTCATGGATTTGCGAAAATAGAATGTGAAAATACATCAGGCATCAAATGCTATTTATAGTTCTCTGTTAGAAGTCAGACGCTGCAGTATCTGTATTCTATGTGTCCTCTGtcttaaaatgttattatatgtAACATCCTTTTTAATTTAGTTGAAAAGTTTCCCTCAGAATATTCTTtgtataaatttccaatttatacactaaaaattatgaaataagtaaacattttaatgtttCTAATGTTCTCATAATCgtgttcattaaatatttgagaaacatgtatttttgaattttaattagagTTTcccagaaaatatattaatctccAGGCACaacatttattaatgtttcaatgTTGTACAGCAACATGGTAGAAGCATGAATAAGACTTTATCTTTTATCAGCACTTAAATATATCCTCCATGACTGTTCATCCTTATAAATCTTGACCTATCTCTTAATTAACACatgattattttgtatttcgtattatttaattttttaaacaattatatcttacaattgaaaagaattatattttaattgtaggCATGTATCAATGATGATTTGGACATGGTCGAATTTTTAGTAGAAAAGGGAGCCGATATCAATTGTGGTGATAACGAAGGATGGACACCACTACATGCAACTGCATCTTGTGGACATATATCAATTGCTAAGTTAGCATTTACTTTTAATTGCACTTTGCACTAAGCATTAACTTTTAGAAAAGCTTTTAAACGAACAAATgcattttatagatatttaatagAGAAAGGATGTAACTTGGCAGCAGTTAACAATGACGGCGAATTGGTTCTTGACATTGCGCAAAGCAACGAGATGGAAGACATGTTACAGCAACACATAAAAGAAGCTGGTTTGTATTGCTTGTTACTTTGTATAAGAAGTATATGTAACAATTATGTCACAATTACATATTCTTTAATTCTAACTACCTTCTCACAGGCATAGATTGTGATCATGCTAGAAGCGAAGAAGAGAGGTCAATGTTAAATGATGCTAGGGCATGGCGATCGGGAGCAACGGGCAAAGATTCTGTTCATCCTAAAACAGGAGCTACCGCACTGCATGTTGCCTCTGCTAAGGGCTATATTAAAGTTATGAAGTATGACCAATTGAATTCTACTAATTTCAATTACTAACATGTAATAAAGTGGATATAACCGGTGTAATTTTTAtgcattatttattacatttaaaattgaaattttccagcATTTTACTGCAGGCTAAATGTGATGTTAACGCTCAAGATTTCGATGGTTGGACGCCCCTGCATGCTGCAGCGCATTGGGGTCAATTGAAAGCCTGTGAACTTTTAGTGGAAAATTTCTGTAATATGGACATTAAGAACTATGCTGTAAGagtaatattctttcatttctttcctcttttttttttaacaaaaagatATTATCTCATTCACAGTTTTACATTAATAGGATCAAACTGCGTTTGACATCGCTGACACGGATATATTATCAGccttagaaaaattgagagaGAAGCAAAAACTTATGATGAAAGATCAtccacaaattattaataaaaagcagCCGTCTGTACCAAAGAAACGGttcgtgaaaataaataattattttcagttcgtacaaaaaaatatcttttactTATTGTCACTTGTTATGATGTAGTGTATCAATGAGTAATGAGAATACAATAACAACACAAGAATCTGTGGAAACCTTTGAAGAAGAAACACCAAATAAAGTTAAAAAAGTCGAATTAGAAATTCAGTCCGATAAGGAAGATTCTAGTACTGGAACAAACAGTGATGTTGGTATGTTCATCATTTGTGTTAATTATTACTGTGTTTGGCAGTTTGCATGttcaca comes from Nomia melanderi isolate GNS246 chromosome 7, iyNomMela1, whole genome shotgun sequence and encodes:
- the LOC116425030 gene encoding ubiquitin carboxyl-terminal hydrolase 35, which encodes MDTEQILRYDIKQCLNLIVIGKDAEVTEGWTKLKKLESEPAYRKLSNYESILREMLNDQILNVHEVPGIMAWFAKYLPEKTFSVNPISNDIAVMIRNTEIRYMSDLTMILQALMEYNVYLPETANHSNLCEAIVISLSGFSMPPDPKEISEFTDNATKVQNFLKTVQTQSKNVESNYLIFICLQTLYRIISDTKRKQDPGPGLAAILQLVELSIIPQAVNWILSESHSDAQLAHALKTLCNWLPKWRGDRLSIWIMKFILGLEKQRKYSVLIEVTKATIDVMFHALLVSVIRQNASEVVFHILKRQGSPVLFRATERNIQRVLTFLMKEDSESSKTCVQNLVDIFKVHILRFPGQCSYSNIENSFPVQPRMHIVKEILNDHVWVNETEEIEPVIESPKPHSGKVGLSNLGNTCYMNSVLQALLMTRQFCYEVLMYKPSNNVNDHVVLKKLQKLFTLLLYSKRISLAPTEILLASRPAYFLPGQQQDSSEFLCHLLDLLHEQEKSASISCEANDSNLKYKDDKEITDISLMNEDGGSIKRWTTEEDLTGSIALERKTQSLADFTEGEDLAQTQQLSDSHSDSTDSGIQSVGGEDTSTQVPLVHRVLGGKCKITYQCAQCDTSSHNTDKFRDLQLCFPEEIQENQEVSVQDLINYYLTPEKLTGENKYRCDKCMKLCDAQRIIKILHTPTYLILILKHFRYDFNTRLRTKLRHKVMYNETIQLPISTPLCTTTETYQLYAAVVHSGYSMDYGHYFTYARDSKQNWYKFNDSYVSQTTLNDFKDLKPPDTPYILFYEKCVPFDGIYDEDKPELSTLSKQLQGLVANDTTAYIEELRHQAEKSQHGRQSSVLLRRNENSDDENPPPSSCRGAVNMPASRFLY